Proteins encoded together in one Mycobacterium sp. MS1601 window:
- a CDS encoding uracil-DNA glycosylase: MTARPLSELVDDGWAQALAPVAAQVTQMGEFLRAELAEGRGYLPAGPNVLRAFTFPFESVRVLIVGQDPYPTPGHAIGLSFSVAPDVRPLPRSLSNIFTEYSADLGFPAPSSGDLTPWSQQGVMLLNRVLTVRPGTPASHRGKGWEAVTECAITALVQRPTPLVAILWGRDASTLKPMLGPNCMAIESPHPSPLSASRGFFGSRPFSRANALLAEMGAEPIDWRLP; encoded by the coding sequence GTGACGGCGCGGCCTTTGAGTGAACTGGTGGACGACGGCTGGGCGCAAGCTCTGGCCCCGGTGGCCGCGCAGGTCACGCAGATGGGGGAGTTCCTGCGCGCCGAATTGGCGGAGGGCCGCGGATATCTACCGGCAGGTCCGAACGTGCTGCGGGCGTTCACGTTTCCGTTCGAATCCGTGCGGGTGCTCATCGTGGGACAGGACCCGTACCCGACACCGGGACATGCGATCGGTCTGAGCTTCTCGGTGGCCCCCGATGTGCGCCCGCTGCCACGCAGCCTGTCCAACATCTTCACCGAGTACAGCGCCGACCTCGGCTTTCCGGCTCCGTCGTCCGGTGACCTGACGCCGTGGTCACAGCAGGGCGTGATGCTGCTCAACCGGGTGCTGACGGTGCGCCCCGGGACACCGGCCTCCCACCGAGGCAAAGGCTGGGAGGCTGTCACCGAGTGTGCGATCACGGCGCTGGTGCAACGTCCCACGCCGTTGGTGGCGATCCTGTGGGGGCGGGACGCGTCGACCTTGAAGCCGATGCTGGGCCCTAACTGTATGGCCATCGAGTCCCCGCACCCGTCGCCGCTGTCGGCGTCGCGGGGCTTCTTCGGCTCACGCCCCTTCAGCCGTGCCAACGCACTGTTGGCCGAGATGGGTGCCGAGCCGATCGACTGGCGGCTTCCGTGA
- a CDS encoding Lrp/AsnC ligand binding domain-containing protein: protein MAEAFMLIQTEVGRAEVVAKQVGALPGVLSSEYVTGPYDVIVRVGAPDIRGTVTAVQQVEGITRTLTCPIAEVAH from the coding sequence GTGGCCGAGGCGTTCATGCTGATCCAGACCGAGGTGGGCCGCGCCGAAGTGGTCGCCAAGCAGGTCGGCGCCCTTCCCGGTGTGCTGTCGTCGGAATACGTCACCGGCCCCTACGACGTGATCGTCCGGGTGGGTGCGCCCGACATCCGTGGCACCGTCACGGCCGTCCAGCAGGTCGAGGGCATCACCCGCACCCTGACCTGTCCGATCGCCGAGGTTGCACACTGA
- a CDS encoding thiamine-phosphate kinase, producing the protein MGDEDGPTLAELGEFAVIERLTAGRSYPASVQLGPGDDAAVLAVPDGRVVVSTDMLVEGRHFRLDWSTPYDVGRKAIAQNAADVEAMGATATGFVVGLGAPAHAPARDALALADGMWAEAGLAGGPLIGGDLVSSPHWVVSVTVFGDLGGRAPVTRTGARPGAMVAVVGDLGVSAAGHAMWAAGVDDFAEFRSRHLSPVPPYGQGVVAAAAGATAMTDTSDGLVADLRHIAQGSKVDIDLSTEALRAEWSILGPAAGEVGIHPRDWVLGGGEDHALVACFPAEVPAGWRVIGRVLDGDGRVLLDGQDWAGPAGWESFGGG; encoded by the coding sequence GTGGGTGATGAGGACGGGCCGACGTTGGCGGAGCTCGGCGAGTTCGCGGTCATCGAGCGGCTCACCGCAGGACGCTCATACCCCGCCAGTGTCCAGTTGGGCCCAGGCGATGACGCCGCGGTGCTCGCGGTGCCCGACGGTCGCGTGGTGGTCTCCACCGACATGCTGGTGGAGGGCCGGCATTTTCGTCTCGACTGGTCCACCCCCTACGACGTGGGGCGCAAAGCCATCGCGCAGAACGCCGCCGACGTCGAGGCCATGGGTGCGACGGCCACGGGTTTTGTCGTGGGTCTTGGCGCGCCCGCCCACGCTCCGGCGCGGGACGCCCTGGCACTGGCCGACGGGATGTGGGCCGAAGCCGGGTTGGCCGGCGGCCCGCTCATCGGCGGTGATCTGGTGTCCAGCCCGCACTGGGTGGTGTCGGTGACGGTGTTCGGTGATCTCGGCGGGCGAGCCCCGGTGACCCGGACCGGCGCGCGCCCGGGCGCCATGGTGGCCGTCGTCGGCGACCTCGGTGTCTCGGCCGCCGGTCACGCGATGTGGGCAGCGGGTGTCGACGACTTCGCCGAGTTCCGCAGTCGCCACCTTTCACCGGTGCCGCCGTACGGCCAGGGCGTCGTGGCGGCCGCGGCGGGAGCCACCGCGATGACGGACACCTCCGACGGCCTGGTGGCAGACCTGCGCCACATCGCCCAGGGGTCGAAAGTCGACATCGACCTCTCGACGGAGGCGCTGCGCGCGGAATGGTCGATCCTGGGGCCCGCTGCCGGGGAGGTGGGTATCCACCCTCGCGACTGGGTGCTCGGCGGCGGCGAGGATCACGCGCTGGTGGCGTGTTTCCCCGCCGAGGTGCCCGCGGGTTGGCGTGTGATCGGCAGAGTGCTCGACGGTGACGGCCGCGTGCTGCTGGACGGACAGGACTGGGCCGGCCCGGCGGGGTGGGAGTCCTTCGGCGGCGGTTAA